The genomic segment GTCGGGATAGCGCGTACAGCCGACCAGTCGGGACCCCGACCGGAGGCGCTTGATGGCGAGTTCGCCGCCGTGTTCGCCTTCGACGGCTTCACCGTCTCCGTCTCGCGGCGTCTCCGACGCTGCGCCTTCCCCACACTCCGGACACGCGCCGATGACGAGGTCCTCCTCCTCGTCGGCCTCCTCGGCCTTGCAGAGCGGACAGCCGTGGACGAACGTCTTCCGGCCGGCGAGCATCTTGATGTGGCTCAGCCCGTGTTCCTCGCACTCCTCGTCCATGATGAGCGGTTTGCCCGTGGAGGGCAGGGGGAGCGTGTACGTGCAGTCGGGGTAGCCGTCACAGCCGATGAAGTACGACCCGCGGCGACTCTTCCGAATCACCAGGTCGTGGTCGGACTCGGGACACGTGCCGACCGTCTTGTCCGCCTTCAGCGACTTCTGGAGGTGTTTGCCGACCTCCTCGCCGGACTCCATCAGCCCCTCGAACACGTCCTCGAGAATCTCGCGGGACTCCTCGGTCACGTCGTCGAGGGTGGCCTCGCCGCGCGCGATGGCCTGCATGTCCGCCTCCAACTGGGCGGTCATCTCTTCGGACACGATGAGTTCGGCGAACTCCTCGGACGCCTCGACGACGGCGCGGGCCAGTCGGGTCGGCCGCGGCGGGTCGCTCTCGATGTAGTTGCGGTCGTACAGTTTCTGGATGACGTCGTGCCGCGTCGCCTTCGTCCCGATACCCATCTGCTCCATCGTCTCGATGAGGCGCGACTGGCCGTAGCGACGGGGCGGTTGGGTCTGCTTGGCCTCCATCTCCGTGTCGGTGACGGCGAGTGCCTCGCCCTCCTCCACGTCGGGGACGAACGACTCGCTGGAGTTGAAGTAGGGGTACACCTCGTGGTAGCCGGCCTTCACGAGACGCTTGCCGTTGGCCTTCAGCGACAGGCCGCCCGCGTCGGCGACGACGCGCAGGTGTTCCCACTTCGCGGACTCCGCGACGGTGGCGAAGAAGCGCCGAACGACGAGTTCGTACACCTCCCACTCGTCCTCGGTGAGGTCAGCGCGCGAGGGGAGTTCGCCCGTCGGGTGAATCGGCGGGTGGTCGGTCGTCTCCTCGTCGCCCGCGGTTGGCTCTATCTCCTCCTGTTCGAGGAGCGTCTGCGCGTCCTCGCCGAACGTCCGGTTGGCGGTGAACTCGTCGAGGAGTTCCCGCGGGTCGAGGTCTTCGGGGTAGACGGTGTTGTCCGTCCGCGGGTAGGTCATGTAACCCGCGGTGTAGAGGTCCTCCGCGATGCTCATCGCTCGCTGGGCGGAGTAGCCGAGCGACCCCGCGGCGCGGATGAACTGCGTCGTGTTGAACGGCGCGGGCGGGTCGTCCGTCCGGGTGCGACGGCGGACCGACGTGACGGTGGCCGTCTCGACGTTCCGGAGGGTCTCGTAGGCCTCCTCGGCCGCCTCGCCGTCCCAGACGCGTTCGGCCTCGTTGCCGTCCTCGTCGAGGTAGAAGTACTGCGCCTCGAACGACTCCTCGTCCCGAGCGGACTCGTCCGCTCGGGGGTCAGCCGAGGGCTCCTCGGTGGAGTCTTTCTGCAGGTCGGCGAACAGTTCCCAGTAGTCCTCGGGGTCGAACGCGTCTATCTCGCGTTCGCGGTCCACGATGAGTTTCAGCGTCGGCCCCTGCACCCGGCCGACGGAGATGAAGTCGTCGCCGAGTTGCCGGGCGGACAGGGAGAGAAAGCGCGTGAGGGCGGCGCCCCAGACGAGGTCCACTATCTGCCGCGCCTCGCCCGCCGCCGCGAGGTCGAAGTCCAGTTCGTCGGGGTTCTCGAACGCCTCGGTCACCTCGCGGTCGGTGATGGAGGAGAAGCGCACCCGGTCGACGGGCACGTCCTCGTTCACCTCCCGCACGAGTTCGTACGCCTCCTTGCCGATGAGTTCGCCCTCGCGGTCGTAGTCGGTGGCGATGACGACGCGACTGGCGTGCCGAGACAGGCGGCGCAGGGCCGCGACGATGTTCTCCTGCGTCGGGTGTTTGTCGATGGGCGCGTCGATGAGTTCGACCGGTTCCACGTCGCGCCAGTCGTTGTACTCCGGGGGGAAGTCGACGCCGACGACGTGGCCCGACAGGCCGATGCAGCGCTTGCCACCCCACTTGTAGACGTTGACGCCGTTGACTCGGTCGGACTCGGCGGACTCGCCGCTCAGGATGTCGGCGATGCGCCGGGCGGCGTTGTCCTTCTCGGTGATGATGAGTTCGGGGCCCTTACTCATTGGCCGGCGATATGCGAGGGCGTGGCCTAAACCTTTCGCGCCGATTCCGCGGAAATCGCCGGCCAGCGCGGGCGTGCGAGCGAACGTGCGTGCGGGCGAACGTGTGTGCGATGCGACGTGCAGAGGTGCATGCGTCGCGGCGTGGTGCGGAATGCGGTGCGGGAGAGACGACGCGGACGGGGTGGCGGGCGCCGACGACGGGGAGAGGGGCGCATCCACGACGAGGCAACCGGCAACGGGGGACCGTTCCCCAACGCATAGGTAGCGGCACGTGGTGTTGCACGTACCGTGTCCGACCGCGAGAGCCGAATCGACGTGACCGAGGGAGCGGTGACGCCGAAACTCCTCTCCCTGTCGTGGCCCCTCGTCGCGGGCAACCTCCTGCAGACGTTCTACAATCTCGCGGACATGTTTTGGGTCGGTCGCGTCGGGTCGGAGGCCGTCGCCGCCGTCTCGCTGATGTTCCCCACCGCGTGGATGTTCGTCTCCGTCGCGATGGGCGTCACCGCGGCCGCGGTGGCTCTCGTCTCCCAGCACGTCGGCGCGGGCGACGACAGGGCGGCGGAACGAGTCGTCGGCCAGACGCTCCTGCTCGCCGTCGCCGTCGGCGTCCTCCTCGGTATCGTCGGCTACCTCGGGAGACACCCGTTGCTCGCCCTCATCGGCGCGGAGGGCCGCGTCTACACCGAAGCGCTCGCCTACGCCGAAGTGCTGTTCGTGACGCTGCCGTTCACGTTCGTCTTCTTCGCGTTCCGCGCCGTCCTGCGCGGCGCGGGCGACACCCGGACGGCGATGTGGCTGGTGGTCGTCAGCGCCGGCCTCAACGTCGTTCTCGACCCGCTCTTCATCCTCGGCTGGGGCTCCCTCGGCGTCGAGGCGATGGGGACGCGCGGTGCCGCCGTCGCGACACTCGTCGCGCGCGTCGTCGCCGCCGTCGCCGGCCTCGCCATCCTCCTGCACGGCGGGTGGGGGGCGCGCCTCCGCCTGCCCGACTTGCGCCCGGACCCCGCGCTCCTCCGGAAACTCGTCGACGTGGGCTACCCGGCGACGCTGGACGGTCTCGCGCGGAGTTTCGCCGCCGTCGCCCTCGCCGCCCTCGTCGCCCGGTTCGGCGCCGTCGCCACCGCCGCCTACGGCATCGGTCTGCGCCTCATGTCCGTCTCCTGGACCGTCAGCGGTGCGGTGGGGCAGGCCGCGGCGACGGGCGTCGGCCAGAATCTCGGCGCGGGCACGCCGGACCGCGCGGCGGAGGTGACGTGGAAGGCGACGGCGGGGACGATGGCGATTCTCGGCGCCGTCGGCGCCGTGGTCTGGGCGTTCCCCGCCGTCTTCGTGCGCGTGTTCATCGGCGACGCCGCCGTCGTCGCCGCCGGCGTCGAGATGCTCACGATAGTCGCCCCGTTCTGGGCGTTCCTCGGCGGACTGATGGTGATCCAGGGCGCGTTCCGGGGCGCGGGTCGGACCCGCATCTCGATGGCGCTGTCGCTGATTTCGCGGTGGGTCGTCCGCTTCCCGGCGGCGTTCGTCCTCGCGTACGCGCTCTCGTGGGGCGTCACCGGGCTCTGGTGGGCGCTATCGCTGTCGGGCGTCGTCACGTTCGCCGTCGGCTGTCTGTGGTTCCTCCGCGGCGATTGGCGCTCCGCCGTCGTCGGGAGCGCCGACGAAGACGCGTCCGACGACGCTCGACAGGACGACGAGGACGCGCCGTCCGTCGCCGACTGAGGCCGGTCAGCGCGCCAGAGTCTCCCGTTTCCCAGAAAAAGTGACAAGTAGATGTATGTCCCACGTTCACGCATGTCGCACACACCAGACCTCCCCGAGGAGTACGTCTGTACCGGCTGTCACGCCATCTACGCCGGGACGGTGTCTAACGACGGCGACACCCACCGCTTCGAGGCGCCGGACGAGTGCGCGGCCTGCGGTTCGACGGCGTTCGTACCGCTCGAACAGTACGTTCACGAGGCGAGTGCGTAAGCGGGACGTGGGGTTCACCGGGCGTGGGGGCGGTCCACCGGACGTGAGAGCCGAGACGGACCGCCCGTAGATTCATCCCTCTGGCGGCCCACGGTCGAGCGATGGCTGGCGAGTCCGCGGCCGTACGATGGGTGAATCTGGGCGTCCGGTTCGGACTGGAGATGGGGGCGTTGGCCGCCCTCGCGTACTGGGGAGTCCGAACCGGTGACGGTCTGCCCGCGCAGGTGGGTCTGGGACTCGGCGCTCCCCTCCTCGCGGCCGTCGTGTGGGGACTGTTCGTCGCGCCGAAGGCCCGGTTCACGCTCGCGCCGGTCGCTCGACTCGGCGTCGGACTCGGGGTGTTCGCCGCGGCGGCGGCCGCCCTCGTCGTCTCCGGGTTTCCGACGCTCGGCGTCGCGTACGGGGCCGTCGCACTCGTCAACAGCGTGTGGGTGTACGCGAACGGCGACCTGTGACGGGTCGTCGGAAGGCGGTGATCTGTGACGGGTCGTCGGAAGGCGGTGATCTGTGACGGGTCGTCGGAAGGCGGCGACGGACGGGGCTACTCGTCCAGTTCGTCGCGGAGCATCTGGTTCACGTCGCCGGGGTCGGCGCTCCCGCCGGTCTTCTGCATCACCTGACCGACGAGGAAGTTGATGGCGCCGCCCTCGCCCGCGTGGTAGTCCGCGACGGCGTCGGGGTTCTCCTCGATGGCCGCCGAGACGGCGGTGACGACTTCGTCGTCGTCGGCCGCGCCCAGCCCCTCTGCCTCGACGATTTCGTCGGGCGCGTCGCCCTCGTCCAGCATCCGGCGGAGCACTATCTCCTCGGCGTTCTTCGTCGTAATCTCCCCCTCGGCGACGAGTTCCACGAGTCGGGTGAACTCGTCCAGTCGGTGGGTCACGTCCGTAATCTGCATGTCGCGGTAGTTGAGTTCGCCGAGGAGGTTGTCGGCCACCCACGTCGCCGCGAGGTCCGGGTCGAACTCCTCGGCCACGTCCTCGTAGAAGTCGGCGACTTCCTTCGTGGAGGTGAGCTTCGACGCCGACTCGGCGTCCAGTCCGTACTCCGCCTGGAAGCGTTCGCGGCGGGCGTCGGGGAGTTCCGGGATGTCGATTCGCTCCTTCCAGTCGGCGACTTCGAGAGGCGGGAGGTCGGCCTCGCGGAAGTAGCGGTAGTCCTTCTCCTCCTCCTTCGAGCGCATCGAGACGGTGATGCCTCGCGACTCGTCCCAGTGGCGCGTCTCCTGTTCGACGGCGCGGCCGCGTTCGATGGCGTTCTTCTGCCGCGTCACCTCGTAGGCGAGGGCCTTCTCCGCGCCCTTGTGGCTGGAGATGTTCTTCACCTCGGTGCGGTTCGCCGACGCGAGGGCGTCCTCGGAGATAGAGCCGTCGTCGGCCACTTCGTCGTCGGGCACCATCGAGATGTTCGCGTCGATGCGGAGCGACCCGTCGCGCGTCGCGTCGAAGACGCCCAGATACTCCAGCACCTCCTCCAACTTCGCGAGGAACGCCCGCGTCTCCTGCGGACTGCGGAAGTCCGGCTTGGTGACGATCTCCATCAGGGGCGTCCCCGCGCGGTTGTAGTTGACGAGCGTGTAGTCCGCGGTGTCGATGCTCCCGCCCTTGTGCTGGAGGCTCCCGGGGTCTTCCTCCAGGTGGGCGCGTTCGATGCCCACCTCGCGGCGGTCGCCCTCGACGGACACCTCCAGCGTCCCGTCGGCGCAGATGGGGGCGTCGTACTGCGTTATCTGGAAGTTCTTCGGCAGGTCGGGGTAGTAGTAGTTCTTCCGGTGGAAGCGGGTCTGCTCGGCGACGGTGGCGTCGAGCGCCTTCCCCACCTTGACGGCCGCCTCGACGGCCCCTTCGTTCAGGACGGGCAGTGCGCCGGGGAGTCCGAGACAGACCGGGCACGTCCGCGTGTTCGGTTCCTCGTCCTCGGCCGCGTCGGTCGAACACCCGCAGAATATCTTGGTGTCCGTTTCGAGCTGGACGTGGACCTCCAGCCCGATGACGGTGGCGAGGTCGCGCTGAGAGAGCGCCTTCGCGGTCATTAGGCGCGATTTGGCGTCAGGCGGCTAAAGAGTAACGGGAAGCGCCGCGCGGCCGTCGGCCGACGCTGCCCGGTCAGCGGACGAACAGCAACTACATGTCCCGACCCGGCGTCCGACCGTCGTATGAGCCTGCGGTACTTCGAGATAGCCGAAGCCGACCACCGGATTCAGAACCCCCTCTCCGAGGAGAAGCTGCGACTGTTGGGCGACGTCTGCGGGGTCTCGGCGGACACGACGTTGCTCGACCTCGCCTGCGGGAAGGGCGAGTTGCTGAGTCGGTGGGCGGCGCGGCACGGCGCCGCCGGGACTGGAGTGGACGTCAGCGACGTCTTCCTCGCTGCGGCCCGCGAACGCGCGGCGGACCTCGGCGTCGCCGACCGCGTCGCGTTCGTTCGCGAGGACGCCGCCGAGTACCCGGTGGCGGACCACGACGCGGACGTGGTGAGTTGCCTCGGCGCGACGTGGATCGGCGGCGGGCTTCGGGGGACGCTCCGCCTCCTCGCGCCCGCGACCCGAGACGAGTCCAGTTTCGTCCTCGTGGGCGAACCGTACTGGACCGAAGAGCCGCCGGCCGAAGCCGTCAGCGCCCTCGCGGACGGCGACCGGGACCGCTACGGTACCCTGCCGGAGGTCCTCGACCGGGTGGCGGCCGAGGGGTTCGACCTCGTGGAGATGGTCCTCGCGGACGGCGACGACTGGGACCGGTACGAGGCGCGCCACTGGAAGACGGTCGACGAGTGGCTCCGAGCGAACCCGGACCACCCAGACGCCGCGGACCTGCGCGCGCGGCGCGACGAGAGCCGGCGGGAGTACCTGACGTACGGGCGCCGGTACTTCGGCTGGGGGGTGTTCGTCCTGCGCAGAGCGCCGGTCTGAGTCGTCCGCCGCCGACGCCCGGGACGACCGACTCCCGCCGCGAGTCCGAGTCGGCGCCGCCCGTCCCGACAAGCGCAAGCTATTCATTCCCGAGATGCGACGCGTTCACAGACACAGATGCGCCCATCGTTCGGTTCGCCGCCCGTCGAAGTCGTCCGCGACGTGGCGTTCGCCTCGCCGCCGGAGCGACCCCTCTCGCTCGACGTCTACCGCCCGGCCGGCGGGTCGGGCGCGAGACGGGCGCTCGTCGTTCTCCTGCACGGCGGCGGCTGGCACGCGGGCGACCGACGCGACCTGACGCAGGTGGCGCTCTCCTTGGCCGAACGTCGGTTCGCCTGCGCCGTCCCGGAGTTCCGGTCGAGTCGCGAGGCGACGTTCCCGGCGGCGATACGCGACGTGAAGGCGGCGATTCGGTGGTGCCGCGCCCACGCCGACGCCGTCGGCGTCGCACCGGACCGCGTCGCCACCTTCGGTCCCTCGACGGGGGCCCACCTCGCGGTGCTGGCCGCCCTCACGGGCGACGACCCGCGCCTCGCGCCCGACCCGAGCCACGTCTCCGACGCCGTCGCCGACGCCTCCGACGCGGTGGCCGCGACGGTGGGCGTCGGCGGACTCTACAACTTCGAACACACGCCCGACCGGGCCGAACTGACGGCGTTCCTCGGCGGGTCCCGCAGCGACGTTCCGGAGCGCTACGAACTCGCGTCGCCCTCCACGCACCTCGACGGCGGCGGGCCGCCGACGCTCCTCCTCCACGGCGGCGACGACGACGTGTTGCCCGCGATGGCCTCCGAACTGTTCTACGACGGCCTCGAAGACGCGGGCGTCGACGCGGAGTGCGTCGTCGCCGACGGCGTCGGCCACCGCGTCCTCGACGAGCAGTTCGACTGGGTGCTCGACTGGTCCGAGGGATTCCTCGACAGACACCTCCGGTAGACCGCCGGAGACGGCCACTGAAGGCGGAACTGACGGGGGACCGGCGCGCCGCCGCCGGACCGCGCCGCGTCGTGACTCCCAACTGTCACATCGCGTCTGTATGTCTGACGTACGTTTATGTGTAAGCGGCCGGGGAATACACGCATGAGTAACCGGGTGGAGGAACTCGAGTCGAAAGTCGCGGAACTGCAGGCCGCCGTCAACGGCCTGACCGAGGAACTGGTCGAGACGAAAGAGCGCGTTCGTCTCCTCGAAGACCAGGTCGAAGTGGACCTCACGGCGGGGACCCGCCCCGTGGGCCACGCGCCCTCCCAACCGGACGCCGACGCGGAACCGCAGCGAACCGAACAGACCGAACGGGCCGGTACCGACGAGAGCCGAGGGGCCGAGGAGGCCGACGAGGAGAGCGACCCGCACCTCCGCGAGTCGCCGGCACAGGCGCAGTCCCGGGCCGCGACGTCCCAACAGCCCTCCGACGACGCGAGCTTCATCGACGCGGACGCCGACGCGGACGCGACCGAACCGCCGGTCGAGACGACCGAGGAACCGGACGAACCCGCGGACGACGAAGTCAAGTCCGACGAAGCCGACGGTGAGGACGAGGCGGAGTCGGCCGAAGACGACAGCGATATCATCGTCGCGTAACTGGGTGGCTCCGCCCCTACGAGCAACCCATGCACATCAAAGAGCTCGTCCTTGACGGATTCAAGAGCTTCGGGCGCAAGACCCGAATCCCGTTCTACGAGGACTTCACGGTGGTCACCGGCCCCAACGGGTCGGGCAAGTCGAACATCATCGACGGCGTGCTGTTCGCGCTCGGCCTCGCGCGCACGCGAGGTATCCGAGCGGAGAAACTGACGGACCTCATCTACAACCCCGGACACGCCGGCGACGACGCCGGCCGCGGCGGCGGCACGAAGGAGGCCAGCGTCACCGTCGTCCTGGACAACTCCGACGGCAAACTCGACCGCTCGCAGGTGGTCAACGCCGCCGGCAGCGACGACGTGGGCGACGTGTCCGAGATACGCGTCAAGCGCCGCGTGAAGGAGACGGACGACAACTACTACTCGTACTACTACCTCAACGGCCGCTCCTGTAACCTCTCGGACATCCAGGACCTCCTCGCGCAGGCCGGAATCACGCCCGAGGGCTACAACGTCGTCATGCAGGGCGACGTGACCGAGATAATCAACATGACCCCGTACCAGAGACGGGGCATCGTCGACGAGATAGCGGGCGTCGCCGAGTTCGACGCGAAGAAGGAGGACGCCTTCGGCGAACTCGAAGCCGTCGAGGAGCGAATCGACGAGGCGGACCTGCGAATCGAGGAGAAGCAGTCCCGCCTCGACCAACTCGAAGACGAACGCGAGACGGCGCTGAAGTACCAGTCGCTCCGCGAGGAACGCGAGGAGTACGAGGGCTACCTCAAGGCCGCCGAACTGGAGGACAAGCGCGCCGACTTAGAGCAGACGGAGTCGAAGGCAGAGGCGAAAGAGACGAAGCTCGAATCGCTCCGCGAGGAACTCGACACGCGACAGGGTCGGGTCTCTCGCCTCGAATCCGAGTTAGAGGAACTCTCGAAGGAGATAGAGCGGAAGGGCGAGGACGAACAGCTCCGAATCAAATCGGAGATAGAGTCAGTCAAAGGCGAGATAGACAGGCTCGAAAACGCCATCGAGGCCGCCGAGGACCGCATCGACGAGGCCGAGACCGAACGCCGGAAGGCGTTCGTCGAACTCGACCGCAAGCAGGAGAAGATAGACGACGTCGAGGACGACATCCGCGGCGTCAAGGTCGAGAAGGCGTCGGTCAAATCCGAGATCAAGTCCAAGGAGACCGAACTCGCCGAAGTCGAGGCCGAGATAGCCAGCGTGGACACCGAGTTCGACGAACTGAAAGAGGAACTCGCAGAGCGGAAGTCGCGACTGGAAGAACTGAAGACGGAGAAGAACGACCTCCAGCGCGAGAAAGACCGGCTCCTCGACGACACCCGACGACGCTCCTCGGAGATTTCGGAGACGCAGGAGAAGATAGCCGAGGTCCGCGAGGAACTGCCGGAGTTGAAGGCGAAGCTCTCGGACCTGCACTCGGAACTCGACAAGGCCGAGAAGAACAAGGCGAAGATAGACGGCGTCATCGAGGACCTGCGCGAGGACCGCTCGGCGCTCAAATCCGACCTCGACGAGGTGGAGGAGGACCTGCGCTCGAAGCAGTCCGAGTACGCCGAACTGGAGGCCCGCGCGGGCGAGAACGGCGACACGTCGTGGCCGCGGGCGGTCACGACCATCCTCAACTCCGGACAGTCGGGCGTCCACGGCACCGTCGGCCAACTCGGTTCGGTGCCGGGCGAGTACGCGACGGCGTGTGAGACGGCCGCCGGCGGGCGTCTCGCGCACGTCGTCGTCGACGACGACGGCGTCGGCTCCTCCTGTATCGACTACCTGAAGTCCCGGAACGCGGGGCGGGCGACGTTCCTGCCCATCACGAAGATGGACGACCGGGGACTGCCGTCGAAACCGAACCGCCCCGGCGTCGTCGACTTCGCGCGCAACATCGTGGAGTACGACGCCGAGTACGAGCCCATCTTCTCGTACGTCCTCGGTTCGACGCTCGTCGTCGAGGACATGGAGACGGCCCGGTCGCTGATGGGCGACTACCGGATGGTGACGCTCGACGGCGACCTGGTGGAGCGCTCCGGCGCGATGACCGGCGGTTCGGGCGGCGGCTCTCGCTACTCGTTCTCGAAGTCCGGGTCGGGCCGACTCGAACGGCTGGCCGTCGAGATTTCGGACCTCGAAGACGACCGGCGCGACCTCGAACAGGAGATTCGCGAGGTCGAGTCCACGCTCGACGACGCACGCGAGAAGGCCTCTGACGCCGCCGACCGGGTCCGGTCGGTCGAAGCCGACATCGAACGAGCCGAAGAAAGCGTCGAGGAGAGAGAAGACGAGATAACGCGCCTCGAAGACCGCATCGAGGAACTCCGCCAGAAGCGCGCCGAGGTGGACGAGGAGATGCAGTCGCTGGACGAGGACATCGACGCCGTCGACGCCGACATCGCGGACGTGCAGTCGGACATCGACGAGTTGGAGGCCGAACTGGCGGACTCGGAGATTCCCGAACTCACGGCGCGGGCCGACGAGATTCGCGCCGACATCGAAGAGCGCGAGGACCGGATGGACGAACTCGACGGCCGCCTCAACGAACTCCAACTGGAACAGGAGTACGCCGAGGACGCCATCGAGGACCTGAACGAGACGGTCGAGAGCGCACAGGAGCGGAAGGCGGACGCCCGCGACCGGATAGGCGAGGCGGAGGCGGCCATCGAGGAGAAGGAGGCCGTCCTCGAAGAGAAGCGCGAGGCCGTCTCCGACCTCGAAGCGGAGTTGAAGGAGCTGAAGGCCGAGCGTTCGGACCTCCGCGAGGACGTGCGCG from the Halogeometricum rufum genome contains:
- a CDS encoding DNA topoisomerase I, with product MSKGPELIITEKDNAARRIADILSGESAESDRVNGVNVYKWGGKRCIGLSGHVVGVDFPPEYNDWRDVEPVELIDAPIDKHPTQENIVAALRRLSRHASRVVIATDYDREGELIGKEAYELVREVNEDVPVDRVRFSSITDREVTEAFENPDELDFDLAAAGEARQIVDLVWGAALTRFLSLSARQLGDDFISVGRVQGPTLKLIVDREREIDAFDPEDYWELFADLQKDSTEEPSADPRADESARDEESFEAQYFYLDEDGNEAERVWDGEAAEEAYETLRNVETATVTSVRRRTRTDDPPAPFNTTQFIRAAGSLGYSAQRAMSIAEDLYTAGYMTYPRTDNTVYPEDLDPRELLDEFTANRTFGEDAQTLLEQEEIEPTAGDEETTDHPPIHPTGELPSRADLTEDEWEVYELVVRRFFATVAESAKWEHLRVVADAGGLSLKANGKRLVKAGYHEVYPYFNSSESFVPDVEEGEALAVTDTEMEAKQTQPPRRYGQSRLIETMEQMGIGTKATRHDVIQKLYDRNYIESDPPRPTRLARAVVEASEEFAELIVSEEMTAQLEADMQAIARGEATLDDVTEESREILEDVFEGLMESGEEVGKHLQKSLKADKTVGTCPESDHDLVIRKSRRGSYFIGCDGYPDCTYTLPLPSTGKPLIMDEECEEHGLSHIKMLAGRKTFVHGCPLCKAEEADEEEDLVIGACPECGEGAASETPRDGDGEAVEGEHGGELAIKRLRSGSRLVGCTRYPDCDYSLPLPRRGDIEVTDEECEEHDLPKIRITYGDSDREPWDLGCPICNYREYQAEQVDGSELESVKGIGEKTAEKLKAAGVEDVPSLKEAEPDALADLMDGVGPDTVRKWQSAAD
- the gatB gene encoding Asp-tRNA(Asn)/Glu-tRNA(Gln) amidotransferase subunit GatB, coding for MTAKALSQRDLATVIGLEVHVQLETDTKIFCGCSTDAAEDEEPNTRTCPVCLGLPGALPVLNEGAVEAAVKVGKALDATVAEQTRFHRKNYYYPDLPKNFQITQYDAPICADGTLEVSVEGDRREVGIERAHLEEDPGSLQHKGGSIDTADYTLVNYNRAGTPLMEIVTKPDFRSPQETRAFLAKLEEVLEYLGVFDATRDGSLRIDANISMVPDDEVADDGSISEDALASANRTEVKNISSHKGAEKALAYEVTRQKNAIERGRAVEQETRHWDESRGITVSMRSKEEEKDYRYFREADLPPLEVADWKERIDIPELPDARRERFQAEYGLDAESASKLTSTKEVADFYEDVAEEFDPDLAATWVADNLLGELNYRDMQITDVTHRLDEFTRLVELVAEGEITTKNAEEIVLRRMLDEGDAPDEIVEAEGLGAADDDEVVTAVSAAIEENPDAVADYHAGEGGAINFLVGQVMQKTGGSADPGDVNQMLRDELDE
- a CDS encoding alpha/beta hydrolase, with product MRPSFGSPPVEVVRDVAFASPPERPLSLDVYRPAGGSGARRALVVLLHGGGWHAGDRRDLTQVALSLAERRFACAVPEFRSSREATFPAAIRDVKAAIRWCRAHADAVGVAPDRVATFGPSTGAHLAVLAALTGDDPRLAPDPSHVSDAVADASDAVAATVGVGGLYNFEHTPDRAELTAFLGGSRSDVPERYELASPSTHLDGGGPPTLLLHGGDDDVLPAMASELFYDGLEDAGVDAECVVADGVGHRVLDEQFDWVLDWSEGFLDRHLR
- a CDS encoding MATE family efflux transporter, whose product is MSDRESRIDVTEGAVTPKLLSLSWPLVAGNLLQTFYNLADMFWVGRVGSEAVAAVSLMFPTAWMFVSVAMGVTAAAVALVSQHVGAGDDRAAERVVGQTLLLAVAVGVLLGIVGYLGRHPLLALIGAEGRVYTEALAYAEVLFVTLPFTFVFFAFRAVLRGAGDTRTAMWLVVVSAGLNVVLDPLFILGWGSLGVEAMGTRGAAVATLVARVVAAVAGLAILLHGGWGARLRLPDLRPDPALLRKLVDVGYPATLDGLARSFAAVALAALVARFGAVATAAYGIGLRLMSVSWTVSGAVGQAAATGVGQNLGAGTPDRAAEVTWKATAGTMAILGAVGAVVWAFPAVFVRVFIGDAAVVAAGVEMLTIVAPFWAFLGGLMVIQGAFRGAGRTRISMALSLISRWVVRFPAAFVLAYALSWGVTGLWWALSLSGVVTFAVGCLWFLRGDWRSAVVGSADEDASDDARQDDEDAPSVAD
- a CDS encoding SAM-dependent methyltransferase codes for the protein MSLRYFEIAEADHRIQNPLSEEKLRLLGDVCGVSADTTLLDLACGKGELLSRWAARHGAAGTGVDVSDVFLAAARERAADLGVADRVAFVREDAAEYPVADHDADVVSCLGATWIGGGLRGTLRLLAPATRDESSFVLVGEPYWTEEPPAEAVSALADGDRDRYGTLPEVLDRVAAEGFDLVEMVLADGDDWDRYEARHWKTVDEWLRANPDHPDAADLRARRDESRREYLTYGRRYFGWGVFVLRRAPV
- a CDS encoding DUF7518 family protein; protein product: MSNRVEELESKVAELQAAVNGLTEELVETKERVRLLEDQVEVDLTAGTRPVGHAPSQPDADAEPQRTEQTERAGTDESRGAEEADEESDPHLRESPAQAQSRAATSQQPSDDASFIDADADADATEPPVETTEEPDEPADDEVKSDEADGEDEAESAEDDSDIIVA
- a CDS encoding YrdB family protein, with protein sequence MAGESAAVRWVNLGVRFGLEMGALAALAYWGVRTGDGLPAQVGLGLGAPLLAAVVWGLFVAPKARFTLAPVARLGVGLGVFAAAAAALVVSGFPTLGVAYGAVALVNSVWVYANGDL
- the smc gene encoding chromosome segregation protein SMC, which encodes MHIKELVLDGFKSFGRKTRIPFYEDFTVVTGPNGSGKSNIIDGVLFALGLARTRGIRAEKLTDLIYNPGHAGDDAGRGGGTKEASVTVVLDNSDGKLDRSQVVNAAGSDDVGDVSEIRVKRRVKETDDNYYSYYYLNGRSCNLSDIQDLLAQAGITPEGYNVVMQGDVTEIINMTPYQRRGIVDEIAGVAEFDAKKEDAFGELEAVEERIDEADLRIEEKQSRLDQLEDERETALKYQSLREEREEYEGYLKAAELEDKRADLEQTESKAEAKETKLESLREELDTRQGRVSRLESELEELSKEIERKGEDEQLRIKSEIESVKGEIDRLENAIEAAEDRIDEAETERRKAFVELDRKQEKIDDVEDDIRGVKVEKASVKSEIKSKETELAEVEAEIASVDTEFDELKEELAERKSRLEELKTEKNDLQREKDRLLDDTRRRSSEISETQEKIAEVREELPELKAKLSDLHSELDKAEKNKAKIDGVIEDLREDRSALKSDLDEVEEDLRSKQSEYAELEARAGENGDTSWPRAVTTILNSGQSGVHGTVGQLGSVPGEYATACETAAGGRLAHVVVDDDGVGSSCIDYLKSRNAGRATFLPITKMDDRGLPSKPNRPGVVDFARNIVEYDAEYEPIFSYVLGSTLVVEDMETARSLMGDYRMVTLDGDLVERSGAMTGGSGGGSRYSFSKSGSGRLERLAVEISDLEDDRRDLEQEIREVESTLDDAREKASDAADRVRSVEADIERAEESVEEREDEITRLEDRIEELRQKRAEVDEEMQSLDEDIDAVDADIADVQSDIDELEAELADSEIPELTARADEIRADIEEREDRMDELDGRLNELQLEQEYAEDAIEDLNETVESAQERKADARDRIGEAEAAIEEKEAVLEEKREAVSDLEAELKELKAERSDLREDVREAKSERDEQRDAVDRVESRVESLRESAERLAWEIDELESQVGDYDPEEIPDHDEVQENIERLTGKMESLEPVNMLAIDEYDEVQESLDDMQERRDVLAEERQGIQERIEQFEAQKKATFMEAFDAINENFTDIFERLSDGTGELHLENPEDPFEEGLTMKAQPGDKPIQRLDAMSGGEKSLTALAFIFAIQRHNPAPFYALDEVDAFLDAANAERVGEMVDDLAGRAQFVVVSHRSALLERSERVIGVTMQGDNVSAVTGIQLSDDEDEEATEATADD